The following proteins are encoded in a genomic region of Mahella australiensis 50-1 BON:
- a CDS encoding magnesium transporter MgtE N-terminal domain-containing protein, with translation MQDMFFSQLVGKPVFTQQGTYIGKLKDAIASIYKEPPIVTSIVISAGPKVILVLDADINVVKKDAIILNKIHHSPLPEDILYIAQDIMDKQIVDVNGRKVVRVNDLKATFISQKIVIIGVDIGFSGLLRRLGIERPIKFLCKLLHIPLGDNIIAWDNVEPIVSEERHLKLAVPYKKLRQLHPADIADIIEDLDSHYRSAVFHALDEQTLADTLEEIEPDVQVNIIENMSEEEASNILENMPADEVADILEELDEERAQKLLERMDKEDSEEIKELMEYEDKTVGSMMSTDFIAFPPDITAQQTIDQLRLIQPSPDEAYYLYVIDKDEHLIGVVSLRDLVVAPPDRLLKDIMDPNVIYVRDTDGIYDLTEVVTKYDLLAVPVVDDDMVLVGVAIINDIIDEVFLPRRRKHA, from the coding sequence ATGCAAGATATGTTTTTCAGCCAATTGGTAGGTAAACCAGTATTCACGCAGCAAGGCACGTATATAGGTAAGTTAAAGGATGCTATAGCCTCTATATATAAGGAACCACCGATAGTAACCTCTATTGTCATATCGGCTGGTCCTAAAGTGATACTGGTCCTAGATGCTGATATAAACGTTGTAAAAAAGGATGCTATCATACTCAACAAGATACATCATTCGCCTTTACCGGAAGATATCCTATATATAGCACAGGATATTATGGACAAACAGATAGTAGATGTAAATGGCAGAAAGGTAGTAAGGGTAAACGACTTAAAAGCAACGTTTATAAGCCAAAAAATAGTTATAATAGGTGTGGATATAGGCTTTTCCGGTCTGCTCCGGCGCCTGGGCATAGAGCGCCCGATTAAATTCTTATGCAAGTTGCTGCACATACCCCTAGGTGATAATATAATAGCCTGGGATAATGTGGAACCGATTGTATCTGAAGAGCGCCATCTCAAGCTGGCTGTACCATATAAGAAACTAAGGCAGCTTCATCCGGCGGATATAGCCGATATAATAGAAGACCTGGATAGTCACTATCGTTCTGCGGTATTTCATGCTTTGGACGAGCAAACGCTAGCCGATACTTTAGAAGAAATAGAGCCTGATGTACAGGTAAATATAATAGAAAATATGAGCGAGGAAGAGGCATCAAACATCCTCGAAAATATGCCTGCTGATGAAGTTGCTGACATATTAGAGGAACTCGACGAAGAACGCGCTCAAAAACTGCTGGAGCGCATGGATAAAGAAGACTCCGAAGAGATAAAAGAACTGATGGAGTATGAAGACAAGACTGTGGGCAGCATGATGAGCACTGACTTCATCGCCTTTCCGCCTGATATAACAGCGCAGCAAACTATAGATCAACTGCGCCTTATTCAACCATCTCCAGATGAGGCTTATTATCTATATGTTATAGACAAAGATGAACACCTTATAGGCGTGGTATCGCTGCGCGATCTTGTAGTGGCTCCACCGGACAGACTGCTAAAAGATATAATGGATCCCAACGTCATATACGTTCGCGATACCGACGGTATATATGATCTGACCGAGGTTGTAACCAAGTATGATCTTTTAGCTGTTCCTGTAGTCGATGATGATATGGTCCTGGTGGGTGTAGCCATTATAAACGATATTATAGACGAGGTATTTTTGCCAAGAAGGAGGAAACATGCATGA
- a CDS encoding Gfo/Idh/MocA family protein — protein MSDKINWGVLGCARIAVEKVIPSMKLSRHSQFYAIASRDKSRADRIADRLGASKSYGNYDELLSDPDIQAVYIPLPNHLHEEWTIKAAQRGKHVLCEKPMGITAMACRRMIDVCRDNGVYLMEAFMYRLHPATQKVKQLIDQGVIGEIRLFEGLFSGMFANDKDYRMYKEFGGGSLYDVGCYAVNAARYFIGKEPLSVFAHARNRNGIDIDTSVSAVMMFDDMAIASIYSGFDSSDVNRYSIIGTEGVIDVPSGFAFWPVGDVNFVVTVGGKSQPIVIPAINQYVCELDEFSTAILDGRPLTLDVEDAYKNARVIEALHLSWRNNAVVNIE, from the coding sequence ATGAGCGACAAGATAAATTGGGGCGTGCTAGGGTGTGCCCGCATAGCAGTGGAAAAGGTTATTCCTTCTATGAAACTATCGCGGCATTCACAATTTTATGCCATAGCCAGCCGCGATAAATCCAGGGCCGATCGCATAGCCGACAGGTTGGGAGCGTCTAAAAGTTACGGAAATTATGATGAGCTGTTGTCTGACCCGGATATACAGGCGGTTTACATACCACTGCCCAATCATTTGCACGAAGAGTGGACCATTAAAGCGGCTCAAAGGGGCAAACATGTTCTATGCGAGAAGCCTATGGGTATTACAGCTATGGCTTGTCGGCGCATGATAGATGTCTGCCGTGATAACGGCGTGTATCTTATGGAAGCTTTTATGTACAGGCTCCATCCGGCTACCCAAAAGGTAAAGCAGCTCATAGACCAAGGCGTCATAGGCGAAATAAGGCTATTTGAAGGCTTGTTTTCGGGAATGTTTGCAAACGATAAAGATTACAGGATGTATAAAGAATTCGGCGGTGGTTCGCTATATGATGTGGGCTGTTATGCTGTCAATGCAGCCAGATATTTTATAGGTAAAGAACCGCTATCAGTATTTGCTCATGCACGCAACCGCAACGGCATAGATATAGACACGTCGGTATCGGCTGTAATGATGTTCGATGACATGGCCATAGCATCCATTTACAGCGGATTCGATAGCAGCGATGTTAATAGGTATTCTATTATAGGGACTGAAGGGGTTATAGATGTTCCCAGCGGTTTTGCTTTCTGGCCGGTAGGCGATGTTAATTTTGTTGTGACGGTAGGCGGCAAATCACAGCCTATAGTTATTCCTGCTATAAACCAGTACGTATGCGAATTGGATGAATTCTCTACAGCTATACTAGATGGTCGGCCGCTGACGCTGGATGTCGAGGATGCATATAAAAACGCCAGAGTTATAGAGGCATTGCATTTGTCGTGGAGGAATAATGCTGTAGTGAACATAGAATAA
- a CDS encoding MFS transporter has protein sequence MEERNNYLYYFISFYALSYMVNAVYGTFMPVYLDHIGYGQTAIGTLLALGPFIAMIAQPVWGIAGDRAKAKNIILQTLLLGSAISIIMYPLSESFYYLVFIMAMYTFFQTSIGPLIDAITLEYIEKTHWKFGLIRMAGTIGFAVMSVVAGAIAKRYISAIFVLCFAVIILNFIISFFLPKVKGYQFNAPKVAIWELFKNRELVLLMIFNLVIQTTLGFYYAFFPIYFRSMGGDNALLGWAMFISAMSEIPFLLFADKILNKIGVYYTLLGSGVVAAVRWLILHFVTNPYVVLPLQALHGLIFIVLSIALATYINREVPKALRASGQTMNGLIGMGLSRIIGSMLGGALSDMVGIRQVFLYSSLLAFATVAAFGFIFANGGRHSQA, from the coding sequence ATGGAGGAAAGAAATAATTATCTGTATTACTTTATATCTTTCTATGCATTGAGTTATATGGTGAATGCTGTATACGGCACTTTTATGCCGGTGTATTTGGATCATATAGGATATGGGCAGACGGCTATAGGGACACTATTAGCGCTGGGGCCTTTTATAGCCATGATAGCGCAGCCTGTATGGGGCATAGCGGGGGATAGGGCCAAGGCCAAAAATATAATTCTGCAGACATTGCTTCTAGGCAGTGCTATAAGCATAATAATGTATCCATTATCCGAAAGCTTTTATTATCTCGTATTTATAATGGCTATGTATACTTTTTTCCAAACATCGATTGGGCCTTTGATAGATGCTATAACGCTGGAATACATAGAAAAAACTCACTGGAAGTTTGGCCTGATACGAATGGCTGGTACCATCGGCTTCGCCGTTATGTCGGTTGTGGCAGGTGCTATAGCTAAAAGATATATAAGTGCCATATTTGTGCTGTGCTTTGCTGTTATAATACTAAATTTTATAATATCCTTTTTTCTACCGAAAGTTAAAGGATATCAATTCAATGCACCCAAAGTAGCTATATGGGAGTTGTTCAAAAACCGAGAATTGGTACTGTTAATGATTTTTAACCTTGTAATACAAACCACGCTGGGTTTCTATTACGCTTTTTTTCCAATATACTTTAGGAGTATGGGTGGCGATAATGCTCTATTAGGATGGGCTATGTTTATATCGGCCATGAGCGAGATACCGTTTTTACTCTTTGCCGATAAAATATTGAATAAAATAGGCGTATATTATACGCTGCTTGGCTCCGGTGTTGTGGCCGCCGTACGGTGGTTGATACTTCATTTCGTTACAAATCCCTATGTAGTGCTGCCACTGCAAGCGTTACACGGGCTTATTTTTATCGTATTATCTATTGCTTTAGCTACATACATAAACAGAGAGGTGCCAAAAGCGTTGAGAGCATCAGGCCAAACGATGAATGGGCTTATAGGCATGGGCTTATCGCGTATTATAGGAAGCATGTTGGGCGGAGCTTTGAGCGATATGGTTGGTATAAGGCAGGTATTCCTTTACAGTTCATTGCTAGCATTTGCAACTGTGGCGGCCTTTGGTTTCATTTTTGCAAATGGTGGCAGGCATAGCCAAGCTTGA
- a CDS encoding protease complex subunit PrcB family protein, with amino-acid sequence MMLRELLSIALLAGIILIISVGCAVEATGDMLSFTLTQPDQLPKAIDAFLDENKHYETVAVFEDAHYTYFVVNRGVMPTDGYDVNITNIYKTNNDHVATIRVEVEYINPTINQEINNTLTYPYCVAKTNAMDLSGYIIEFYENERLIASIDQNDIIHLK; translated from the coding sequence ATGATGTTAAGAGAGTTGTTATCTATAGCTTTACTCGCAGGTATAATATTAATAATATCCGTAGGCTGCGCCGTCGAAGCTACCGGCGATATGCTAAGCTTTACCTTGACACAGCCCGACCAACTGCCAAAGGCAATAGACGCTTTCTTAGATGAAAATAAGCATTATGAAACCGTCGCTGTATTTGAAGATGCTCACTATACATATTTTGTCGTAAACAGGGGCGTTATGCCTACCGATGGTTATGACGTCAATATAACCAACATATATAAAACCAATAATGACCATGTTGCCACCATTCGCGTAGAGGTAGAATATATCAATCCAACCATAAATCAGGAAATAAATAATACTCTAACATACCCTTATTGTGTAGCTAAAACAAACGCAATGGATTTATCCGGCTACATCATAGAATTCTATGAAAATGAGCGGCTCATAGCCTCGATAGATCAAAACGACATAATACACTTAAAATAA